In a single window of the Rhodococcus qingshengii JCM 15477 genome:
- a CDS encoding LysR family transcriptional regulator produces MDDLETRELRYFVAVAEELHFGRAADRLSISQPPLSRAIRQLERRLGVQLLERDRRGVALTDAGRVLLREATVTLDALAAAARRTRRAGNPKRPLVLVTKAGASHELLSQLLDMFASEPDTAPIEILLCEVGEQAGLLRDGHADVALMHRPFDDLVGFDTENLCVEGQVAILPARHPLASRDQLTLADVRNVPDLPIARWPRLDGTYPDGPGPEVHTQSKLAQLVALGKTLLVIPASSRAWQWPEHVAVPVIDAPNVTTVIAWPPNSRSQAVAALVRSAAKLHHTESAAR; encoded by the coding sequence GTGGACGATCTCGAGACCCGCGAGCTTCGATACTTCGTCGCCGTCGCGGAAGAATTGCACTTCGGACGCGCTGCCGATCGGCTCTCGATCTCCCAACCGCCGCTCTCGCGCGCGATCCGCCAACTCGAGCGACGGCTCGGCGTCCAACTCCTGGAGCGGGATCGTCGCGGCGTGGCACTCACCGACGCCGGCAGAGTACTCCTTCGCGAGGCCACAGTAACCCTCGATGCCCTCGCCGCCGCAGCGCGCCGGACCCGGCGTGCCGGAAATCCGAAGCGCCCGCTGGTACTCGTGACAAAAGCCGGAGCGTCCCACGAACTGCTAAGCCAGCTCCTCGACATGTTTGCGAGTGAACCCGATACGGCACCAATCGAAATCCTCCTGTGTGAGGTCGGCGAGCAGGCGGGGTTGCTCCGCGACGGACACGCCGACGTGGCGCTCATGCATCGCCCGTTCGACGACCTTGTCGGGTTCGACACCGAAAACCTCTGCGTCGAAGGACAAGTCGCGATCCTCCCCGCGCGACATCCGCTCGCATCGCGCGATCAACTCACGTTGGCCGATGTCCGCAACGTGCCGGACCTACCGATCGCTCGATGGCCCCGACTCGACGGGACGTACCCGGACGGACCCGGTCCGGAGGTACACACTCAGTCGAAACTCGCCCAGCTCGTAGCACTCGGCAAAACACTGCTTGTCATCCCTGCCTCCAGCCGCGCCTGGCAGTGGCCCGAACACGTCGCGGTGCCCGTCATCGACGCACCGAACGTCACCACGGTGATCGCCTGGCCGCCAAACAGTCGCTCCCAGGCGGTTGCCGCACTCGTCCGCTCAGCGGCCAAGCTCCACCACACCGAATCAGCAGCTCGATGA
- a CDS encoding SDR family oxidoreductase translates to MDRVNNNKTALVTGANKGIGFAIAQGLGAMGFRVVVGARDHARRERAVESLRAGGVDAFGVALDVTSDDSVAAAAATIEQTSGRLDVLVNNAGISGRTDGGAQDPTTLDLDVVRMVLDTNVFGVVRVTNAMLPLLGHAESPRIVNMSSNMGSLTLQTGPIMAAYAASKTMLNSITAQYARQFADTNVMVNASCPGYVATDFTGFAGLRTPEQGAAIAIRLATLPDGGPRGGFFDDEGVVPW, encoded by the coding sequence ATAGATCGAGTGAACAACAACAAGACCGCGCTGGTCACCGGCGCGAACAAGGGAATCGGTTTCGCCATCGCTCAGGGTCTCGGGGCGATGGGTTTTAGGGTCGTGGTAGGAGCTCGCGACCATGCCAGACGCGAGCGGGCCGTCGAGAGTCTGCGTGCTGGGGGAGTGGACGCGTTCGGGGTCGCTCTCGACGTCACCTCCGATGACAGCGTTGCTGCTGCGGCGGCGACCATTGAGCAGACGAGCGGGCGGCTCGACGTGCTCGTCAACAATGCGGGTATTTCAGGCCGGACCGACGGCGGCGCGCAGGATCCGACGACGCTCGACCTCGACGTCGTTCGAATGGTCCTCGACACAAACGTGTTCGGGGTTGTTCGGGTGACCAACGCGATGCTCCCGCTGCTCGGGCACGCAGAGTCTCCGCGCATCGTCAATATGTCGAGCAATATGGGCTCGTTGACGCTGCAGACCGGCCCGATCATGGCTGCGTATGCAGCGTCGAAAACAATGCTCAACAGCATCACTGCGCAGTATGCCCGCCAATTCGCTGATACGAACGTGATGGTGAACGCCAGCTGTCCCGGTTACGTGGCGACTGATTTCACGGGCTTCGCCGGGTTGCGGACGCCGGAGCAGGGTGCTGCGATCGCGATCCGGCTCGCTACGCTGCCCGATGGCGGGCCGCGTGGTGGTTTCTTCGACGATGAGGGCGTCGTCCCCTGGTGA
- a CDS encoding NUDIX hydrolase, producing MNSEIKTNPRSLDGAAAPIKDAASVILVRDGASGIEVFLQRRVKGMAFAGGMTVFPGGRVDSADGSPDIGWSGPSPEWWGRQWGTDSATSRQLVLAAVRETFEECGVLLAGPSADGAVSTPPGGIEGREMLERHKLSFSDYLRREKLIVLSGMLKPWSNWITPSVEPRRYDTRFFVAALPAGQIADDATSEADAAEWMSPTDAIQSWCDGTSMLLPPTWSQLHSLCAFDSVSDVMESRRIVDTVIPEIVQDVGAGPLLFPGSDLYIRVGGTLPWQR from the coding sequence ATGAATAGTGAAATCAAGACCAACCCGAGATCCCTGGATGGAGCCGCCGCTCCGATTAAGGACGCGGCCTCGGTCATCCTTGTACGCGACGGTGCGAGTGGCATCGAAGTATTCCTGCAACGCCGTGTAAAGGGTATGGCGTTCGCCGGTGGAATGACGGTGTTCCCGGGCGGGCGCGTGGACAGTGCCGACGGCTCTCCGGACATCGGTTGGAGCGGTCCAAGTCCCGAATGGTGGGGGCGACAGTGGGGGACAGACTCCGCAACGTCCAGGCAGTTGGTCCTCGCTGCGGTCCGCGAAACATTCGAGGAATGCGGTGTACTGCTCGCCGGGCCCAGCGCGGACGGTGCAGTGAGTACACCTCCAGGCGGTATCGAGGGTCGCGAGATGCTCGAACGCCACAAGCTTTCGTTCTCGGACTATCTCCGGCGAGAAAAGCTGATCGTTCTCAGCGGGATGCTCAAACCTTGGTCGAACTGGATCACGCCGTCAGTGGAACCGCGTCGATACGACACTCGCTTCTTCGTTGCTGCCCTACCAGCCGGGCAGATAGCAGACGATGCGACATCGGAAGCCGATGCTGCGGAATGGATGTCGCCTACGGACGCGATTCAATCATGGTGTGACGGCACCTCCATGTTGCTCCCGCCGACCTGGAGTCAGCTGCACTCCCTCTGCGCATTCGACTCAGTGTCCGACGTCATGGAGTCGCGGCGGATCGTCGACACAGTGATACCCGAGATCGTGCAGGATGTCGGTGCCGGGCCGCTACTGTTTCCCGGTTCCGATCTGTACATCCGCGTAGGTGGCACATTGCCGTGGCAGCGGTGA
- a CDS encoding SDR family NAD(P)-dependent oxidoreductase, with protein sequence MSTAIQLAVDITENATVEAAFSEIQNRLGSIDILVNAAGITGTSRPTHEATEKDFDDVFAVNVKGTFFCSKYAIQSMKRHKTGGAIVNISSTYGVAANADIPLYHATKAAVIMMAKTDAVTYASDGIRANAVVLGTTRTPMSQAAMSISPEGAAYLQNLIDLHPLKRQAEPEEIAKAVAFLAGPDAGYITAAAIPVDGGYTAV encoded by the coding sequence ATGTCGACGGCTATCCAACTGGCCGTCGACATCACCGAGAACGCAACCGTCGAAGCGGCTTTCAGCGAGATCCAGAATCGACTGGGGTCGATCGACATCCTGGTGAACGCAGCCGGCATCACCGGTACCTCGCGCCCGACCCACGAAGCCACCGAGAAAGATTTCGACGACGTCTTCGCGGTCAACGTCAAAGGCACGTTCTTCTGCTCCAAATACGCCATCCAAAGCATGAAACGCCACAAAACGGGGGGCGCGATCGTCAATATCTCCTCCACCTACGGAGTTGCGGCGAATGCGGACATTCCGCTCTACCATGCAACGAAAGCAGCGGTCATCATGATGGCGAAGACCGACGCAGTCACCTATGCGTCCGATGGAATCCGCGCCAATGCAGTGGTTTTGGGAACGACACGAACGCCTATGTCACAGGCTGCGATGTCGATCAGTCCCGAAGGCGCCGCCTACCTGCAAAACCTGATCGACCTACACCCACTCAAGCGGCAGGCAGAACCGGAAGAGATCGCGAAGGCAGTGGCCTTCCTTGCCGGCCCCGACGCCGGTTACATCACCGCAGCAGCAATCCCTGTAGACGGCGGCTACACCGCAGTCTGA
- a CDS encoding acyl-CoA dehydrogenase family protein, giving the protein MPNQSRTVIQRNLFDTEHDDLRRSFRSFLEREVVPHDAEWERDQSIPAEIFRKAGAAGFLGPGIAEEHSGMGPVDYRFSVVLNEECSRLGLTGIGQGITVHNDVVLPYLLDHATSEQKDRWLPGVASGEAILAVGMTEPGAGSDLAGITTRAVRDGEDYVVNGSKIFITNGINADLVLAAVRTGPERYAGLSLLMIERGMAGFGRGRNLKKLGMHSQDTAELFFSDVRVPATNLVGSAGDGFALMARHLGQERLNTAIHGVAAARAALDMTIEYLTQRTAFGQKLGSFQNSAFTVAEMRTEIEIAQVFVDRCTVDLIDGRLSSEQAAMAKWWCTELQGRVVDSCLQLFGGYGYMEEYPISRFYADARVTRIFAGTTEIMKKIIGKTDGLG; this is encoded by the coding sequence ATGCCCAACCAGTCCCGTACGGTTATCCAGCGGAACTTGTTCGACACCGAGCACGACGACCTCCGTCGAAGTTTCAGGTCGTTCCTCGAGCGGGAAGTAGTCCCGCACGACGCAGAGTGGGAACGGGATCAATCCATACCCGCGGAGATATTTCGCAAGGCAGGAGCAGCGGGGTTTCTGGGTCCCGGCATCGCCGAGGAGCATTCCGGAATGGGGCCGGTCGATTATCGCTTCAGCGTCGTCCTGAACGAGGAATGTTCGAGGCTCGGACTTACCGGGATCGGTCAGGGAATCACCGTGCACAACGATGTTGTCCTTCCGTATCTTCTCGATCACGCGACTAGCGAGCAGAAGGACCGGTGGTTGCCGGGTGTGGCGAGCGGTGAGGCGATCCTCGCGGTGGGGATGACCGAACCGGGAGCTGGGTCCGACCTCGCAGGTATCACTACCCGCGCAGTTCGTGATGGCGAAGATTACGTTGTCAACGGTTCGAAGATCTTTATCACCAACGGAATCAATGCAGATCTCGTACTCGCGGCAGTGCGTACCGGCCCCGAGCGATACGCAGGTCTTTCGTTGTTGATGATCGAGCGTGGAATGGCCGGGTTCGGACGCGGCAGGAACCTCAAGAAACTAGGGATGCACTCCCAGGACACAGCCGAATTGTTCTTCTCCGATGTTCGCGTTCCGGCAACCAATCTTGTCGGATCTGCAGGTGACGGTTTTGCTCTGATGGCACGCCATCTCGGTCAGGAGCGACTTAACACGGCCATCCACGGAGTGGCTGCTGCGCGGGCAGCGCTCGACATGACAATCGAATACCTCACGCAGCGTACGGCTTTCGGCCAGAAGCTCGGATCGTTCCAGAACTCTGCGTTCACCGTCGCCGAAATGCGAACGGAAATCGAAATCGCTCAGGTTTTTGTCGACCGCTGCACAGTCGACCTGATCGATGGTCGACTGTCCTCCGAGCAGGCAGCCATGGCGAAGTGGTGGTGTACCGAACTCCAAGGCCGCGTGGTCGATTCGTGTCTGCAATTGTTCGGAGGGTACGGATACATGGAGGAGTACCCGATTTCGCGTTTCTATGCAGATGCACGAGTGACTCGCATCTTCGCCGGTACGACGGAGATCATGAAGAAAATCATCGGAAAGACAGATGGACTCGGATGA